The nucleotide window ACGGTGAGGAGTGGTCGCCGGTGGAGATCGCATCGGCAGttgccatgatgatgggcataTATGGTATGGCAATTGGATTTCTCAAGCTTGGCTTCCTCTTGGAGTTCATCTCCCTTCCCGTCTTGAGCGGGTTCATATCAGCGGTCGCGATCACGATCATTCTTAACCAGATGGACTCTCTTCTGGGCGAACCCAACGTCGGCGACGGCACTGCCACGCAAATTCGAGACATCTTCCAGCAGTTGCCCCAGGCCAACGGCTATGCATGTGCCATTGGATTCACGGGTATACTCCTCCTCACAGTGCTTGACCAGGCCGGCAAGAGATGGGGGGAAAAGAACAGAATCATCTGGTTCCTATCCATCACCCGGGCTTTCATTGCACTGGTCATTTTCACTGGCGTCGGATATGCTGTCAATCATTCTCGTGGAGCTTCCGAGAACTACCTGTTTGATGTTGCCAAGGTTCAAGCAGATGGACAAGAACCACCCAAGGTGCCCAGTGCCGCCCTGTTGTCCAAAGTTGCGTCTCGCAGCATCGCCGTCTTCGTCGGCTCCGCAGTGGAGCATACGGCGATTGCCCGCGCCTTCGCGGTTAGGAACAACTACGTCACAGACCAGAGCCAGGAGCTGACATACTACGGCGTCACCAACGTCTTCAACTCTTTTTTCCGCGCAATGGGTGTCGGTGGCGCCATGTCCCGAACGGCCGTCAACTCTGCCTGCAACGTCAAATCTCCCTTGTCAGGGTTCGTGACCACGGCTGTTGTGCTTGTGTCCATCTTCAAACTCGTTGGAACCCTCTATTGGATCCCCAAAGCAACCTTGGCcgctatcatcatcaccgcagTTTGGCCGCTGATGTCATCACCCAGAGTCTTCTACGAGTACTGGAAGACATCACTCGCCGACTTCATCTCTTCCATGATTGCATTTTGGGTGTCTCTGTTTGTTTCAACTGAGTTGGGCATTGCATCAGCTGTGGGGTTCAACATCGTATATGTCCTGCTCCGACAAGTTTTCGCAACTGTCCGGTCCCTGCCAGATGCCCAAAGCTCGACCCGCTCTGAACTTCCGCTTCCCCTTTCGGTTCCTCATGGCGATATCCCCTCGCATGTCAACCTGCCTCCGGATGTCCACGTTTTTGCATTCACTGATAGCCTCTTCTTTCCAAATGCGTACCACGCCAAACATGCCATCATCGACACTGTGAAGACAATGCATGCCCCAATCTTCAATGGCAGTTGTGGCATGGAGCAGAAACGACAGTGGTCAGTGACCGGGGAGAAGAGAATTGCCAAGTTGAGGAGACAAGCGGGCATTACCGATGGCACACATTTGCCTCCGATCGGCTTGCTAGTCCTCGATTTTGGGCGAACCAACCATGTTGATGTCACTGCCTGTACGCACATGAAGGCCATGGTTAAAGAGGTTAGAATGTACGGCGGTGCTTCTGTGGAGGTGAGATTTGCCAACATGTCAGAATATGTCCGCCAACGCTTCGAAAGAGCTGGGTGGACGTTGGTGGACGGCTGGCCGGCCGGATCTGATGGAGGATCGCAAGATGAAAACAAAGTCACTCGAGTGTTTGACAGTCTTGTTGACGCAGTTTTGGCCCCTAGACAGCTGAGCACCAGACTTGGCACGTGGGGAAGTGAGATGAGTAGTGGCAAGAGCGTcaaagagggaagagagaaagTGAGCATGAGAGAACAAGTATGAACTGCACATAGGTGAGAgatttggttgttgttttttgaCTGGTCAAACACTGGAATATGAGATGTTCAGTGTGATTAACCTGGTCTAGAGAACCAGTTACAGAAGCTTTCAGAAGTTGCGGTTACCACTGGGCGTTGCTGTTAGTAATTGAATTAGGAACACCTCCTGATCACAAAGCTACATGGTGTTCGGTATGAAAGGCTTCCGTCAGGCTAAACCATGCTGTTTGCAATGTTGTGATGCTGATAAGCTGACCCATAGATATACTCCATTTCCAGGGCAATGGTTAGTTAGCAGTTGGCAACCGCTAAATCGATTTGTTCAGTTACAGATGCCACTACGTCGGTACGCCTGGGGTGAAAGTTGACTTTCACCAAAGTGTCTAGCCGAAATTGTGGGCTCTTTTGCGCGGCCAGAGAGGGCACTTTGTAGTGACCGACCCTGGTTATGTGGTTTTATGGGCAAGCTCGTTTCCAGTTTGCTGTGGTTTGGAATTGCAAGGCGTGTACTAATACAGCGCCATGTTGAAGCATGTTCGTGACCCTCGACCAAATGGTAGCCGTGTGAACCTGCCCCAGCAGCTACACGAGAGCTTGAGAAAGAGGAGCATGTCTCTCCTCTACCAGACGTTTCTCTCTCCGCCGGTAGTAAGTTTGCTTGTAGAAAGACCTTTATTGATAATTGATCTTTCAACTCGGAGTGGGGCTTTCCGTGGATGTCATGCTCTCCGGGGTCGGGGGTACTTCCACCGGTCTGAGGGGAAGTCCTGGCCCAGCAAATGGATTTGGGCTGACTGGCAGTCCATCACGGCCAATAAGCATAGAGGGGAAGCGAAGCTCGACCTAAATGTGGCGCTTGTGGTCAGACCAGTACACTGCAAGACCTAAGACGGCAGCGTACTTACGTCGTTGACAATTTGAGCATATTTTAGCCCAATATTTTCTGTGATCACCTTTAATCTTCCCTTGGCCCACAACCGCTGTTCCTCGGTTGTGCTGTCGTGGTTTTTGACACAGGTTAATGGCCACAGGACGAGGAAGGCAGGGAGCGCTTTAAGGGGACCTTCGTCACCACAAGCGAAGCCGGAAATACCTGAGCTTGTGTTGAAACCATCTTTATGCTTCATGTGCCAGCCGAAATGATAAGGCACCGAGGCTAGAATCTCTGAAATAGTCTCCTCGCATATACTTTTAGAGGTACGGTATGTGAAGGCCTGGAGTTCGAAAACTACCGGCGTTATGGCTTACTTGGTAGACTATCGTCTGCAATTGCGACTACGTCAGGTCTTTTTAGCTACACAGATCTCTATTCTTGCCCGGACTTTCGTTGTCAAAGAAAAGGTGGCGGCACTTGCCATAAGCACTTCATCAGTATAGTTGGCTGGATAATAAACAGCAAGAGAATTCCATGTTGCTGTGTGTACACTTTGGGTGACAGCTGCCCTGCAACCACACCGACACACCGACACACCGACAGGCACAAAAATACCTGGACTCGGGTAGGTGGCTACTGGAATCAAGCATCATGCATCATGCATCTATTTACGGGTGCCCTGTCCCAGCAAATGCCAAGGTTGGGCAGGTGAGAACGAAAATGTCCTCAACTGCCGAGACACACCTTATACCATTACCATGTTGACACATAtccaaagaaaacaaaacttGAGCCACTGCATCCTAGTGCGCCATGGTTATTCTTCCGCTCTCGGTCGAAACACATACAAATATTCCTGGTAttatcaacaccaccgccttTCAAAAGGCCCCAAGGCTCAATACGCTGCCTGCCGTTAGGTTGCAATGCAGTCGCACCTGCatccaccctcaaccccgaACGAGACGCTAACCCTCAAGCAGCTTCGTGAGTTCATGGCCTTCCTCCGCTTACTCGGACATGTCATGGAAGACTTTTCTCGAGttacaccaccaacaactaACAGCATGAGGCTAATGTACACTCGCCAGTCTATCGTGCTTGGATACGTGAC belongs to Podospora bellae-mahoneyi strain CBS 112042 chromosome 6, whole genome shotgun sequence and includes:
- a CDS encoding hypothetical protein (COG:P; EggNog:ENOG503NVZY) — encoded protein: MEYIDSAKNALRTDFTWNRVGHLAARGARAFPQASVEYVLDKFPIIGWLPRYNYRWIINDIIAGLTIGLMLIPQGLSYAKIATIPVQYGLMSSWAPSAIYAFMGTTKDLSTGPTSLISLLTAEIIEALHGEEWSPVEIASAVAMMMGIYGMAIGFLKLGFLLEFISLPVLSGFISAVAITIILNQMDSLLGEPNVGDGTATQIRDIFQQLPQANGYACAIGFTGILLLTVLDQAGKRWGEKNRIIWFLSITRAFIALVIFTGVGYAVNHSRGASENYLFDVAKVQADGQEPPKVPSAALLSKVASRSIAVFVGSAVEHTAIARAFAVRNNYVTDQSQELTYYGVTNVFNSFFRAMGVGGAMSRTAVNSACNVKSPLSGFVTTAVVLVSIFKLVGTLYWIPKATLAAIIITAVWPLMSSPRVFYEYWKTSLADFISSMIAFWVSLFVSTELGIASAVGFNIVYVLLRQVFATVRSLPDAQSSTRSELPLPLSVPHGDIPSHVNLPPDVHVFAFTDSLFFPNAYHAKHAIIDTVKTMHAPIFNGSCGMEQKRQWSVTGEKRIAKLRRQAGITDGTHLPPIGLLVLDFGRTNHVDVTACTHMKAMVKEVRMYGGASVEVRFANMSEYVRQRFERAGWTLVDGWPAGSDGGSQDENKVTRVFDSLVDAVLAPRQLSTRLGTWGSEMSSGKSVKEGREKVSMREQV